The following coding sequences are from one Paenibacillus sp. FSL R5-0912 window:
- a CDS encoding beta-ketoacyl-ACP synthase III: MQLRHVKIKGTGKYLPEREISDAELDVVLGTPPGWVNKITGVGIRHYAGEGEIASMMGAKAAEAALADAGLSFEDIDCLVCTSGTKEQPLPSTAVFIQQAMGQADSGVPAFDIDATCLSFLVGLDVMSYMVEAGRYKNVLLVATEIASAGLNWEDKESSALFGDGAAAVVIGPAEAGDVSGILHASLKTYSSGARYSEIAGGGTRLHAQKFTAENAVPYLFHMDGQAIFRKASKLLPDFISEMLTATGNQMNDFRLVIPHQGSAMAMRLLRKKLGIAEERFLDNTAGHGNTIAASIPMGLHEAIKQGRITRGDRIMLIGTAAGLSLGGMIIDY; encoded by the coding sequence ATGCAACTTAGACATGTGAAAATAAAAGGTACAGGGAAATATCTGCCGGAACGCGAGATTAGTGATGCGGAGCTTGATGTTGTACTTGGCACGCCTCCGGGCTGGGTCAATAAAATAACCGGAGTTGGCATCCGCCATTATGCCGGTGAAGGTGAAATTGCTTCTATGATGGGTGCAAAAGCTGCGGAAGCGGCATTGGCCGATGCAGGCTTAAGCTTTGAGGATATCGATTGTCTGGTCTGTACCAGCGGGACCAAGGAGCAGCCGCTTCCGAGTACGGCAGTATTCATTCAGCAGGCGATGGGACAGGCAGATTCCGGCGTTCCGGCTTTTGATATCGATGCGACCTGCCTCAGTTTTCTGGTAGGTCTTGATGTTATGTCATATATGGTTGAAGCGGGAAGATACAAGAATGTACTGCTGGTTGCTACAGAAATCGCATCGGCAGGGCTCAATTGGGAGGATAAGGAGAGCTCGGCACTGTTTGGTGACGGGGCGGCGGCAGTTGTTATTGGTCCGGCGGAGGCCGGTGATGTCTCGGGAATTCTTCATGCTTCACTCAAAACCTACAGCAGCGGCGCGCGTTATTCGGAAATCGCCGGGGGCGGCACAAGGCTGCATGCCCAGAAATTCACTGCCGAGAATGCAGTGCCGTATTTATTCCATATGGACGGGCAGGCCATCTTCCGCAAGGCTTCGAAGCTGCTTCCGGACTTCATCAGTGAAATGCTGACAGCTACGGGTAATCAGATGAATGACTTCCGTCTGGTCATTCCTCATCAGGGCAGTGCCATGGCTATGCGGCTGCTGCGCAAGAAGCTGGGAATTGCCGAGGAACGGTTCCTCGACAATACAGCAGGGCATGGCAATACCATTGCGGCTTCTATACCTATGGGACTGCATGAAGCGATTAAGCAGGGCCGGATTACCCGCGGAGACCGGATTATGCTGATTGGTACAGCGGCAGGGTTGTCTTT